A single Sylvia atricapilla isolate bSylAtr1 chromosome 29, bSylAtr1.pri, whole genome shotgun sequence DNA region contains:
- the FMNL3 gene encoding formin-like protein 3 isoform X2: MGNVESADGEALPRGPGSPVAPGGAGLFAPGKMPMPEPCELEERFALVLSSMNLPPDKARLLRQYDNEKKWDLICDQERFQVKSPPHAYIQKLRSFLEPGVTRKKFRRRVQESTKVLRELEISLRTNHIGWVREFLNDENKGLDVLVNYLSFAQCAVMLDFEGLEGGEDGALEKLRAWSRSIEDLQHPSALPAPFTSSLARSARQTALRYGTLPSRRALKNSRLVSQKDDVHLCIMCLRAIMNYQYGFNLVMSHPHAVNEIALSLNNKNPRMKALVLELLAAVCLVRGGHEIILAAFDNFKEVCKEKHRFERLMEYFRNEDSNIDFMVACMQFINIVVHSVEDMNFRVHLQYEFTKLGLEEFLQSRHTESEKLQVQIQAYLDNVFDVGGLLEDAETKNVALEKVEELEEHLSHLTEKLLDLENENMMRVAELEKQLLQREKELEVVKETYEHTSHQVHTLRRMIKEKDEAFRRHYGSEPPPLPSAEPPPPQPEPLEETLRVPVLPAVEAAPPPPPPPPPLPPPAPPLPGKCPPAPPLPGASPSIALTVGLSAIRIKKPIKTKFRLPVFNWTALKPSQISGTVFSELDDERVLEDLDLERFEELFKTKAQGPALDLVCAKSKAAQKVAAKVTLLEANRAKNLAITLRKAGRSADEICRAIHTFDLATLPVDFVECLMRFLPTEAEAKALRQYERERKPLEELADEDRFMLQFSKVERLPQRMAIMAFLGNFAENIQMLTPQLNAIIAASASVKSSQKLKHMLEIILALGNYMNSSKRGAVYGFKLQSLDLLLDTKSTDRKMTLLHFIALTVREKYPELATFWQELHFVEKAAAVSLENVLLDVKELGRGMELLRRECGQHESAVLRGFLGGSEGQLERLQRDARTAEDAYNTVVRYFGESPKTTPPSVFFPVFVRFIHSYKDAEQENETRKKQEEVMREKLLAQEAKKQEKRNKWQQQELIAELRRRQAKDHRPMYEGKDGTIEDIITALKSVPFTARTAKRGSRFFCDPSHHDESSC, from the exons ATGGGGAACGTGGAGAGCGCGGACGGGGAGGCGCTGCCCCGGGGCCCGGGATCACCGGTGGCCCCGGGGGGAGCCGGACTGTTCGCCCCGGGCAAGATGCCGATGCCGGAGCCCTGCGAGCTGGAGGAGCGTTTCGCCCTGGTGCTG agctccaTGAACCTGCCCCCGGACAAAGCCCGGCTCCTGCGCCAGTATGACAACGAGAAGAAGTGGGACCTCATCTGTGACCAG GAGCGATTCCAGGTGAAGAGCCCACCCCATGCCTATATCCAGAAGCTGCGCAGCTTCCTGGAGCCGGGTGTCACACGgaag AAGTTCAGGAGGAGGGTGCAGGAGTCCACCAAGGTGCTGCGTGAGCTGGAGATCAGCCTGAGGACCAACCACATTGG GTGGGTGCGAGAGTTCCTCAACGATGAGAACAAGGGGCTGGACGTGCTGGTGAACTACCTGTCCTTCGCCCAGTGTGCCGTCAT GTTGGATTTTGAGGGCCTGGAAGGCGGCGAGGACGGTGCACTGGAGAAGCTGCgtgcctggagcaggtccaTCGAGGATCTGCAGCACCCCAGCGCCCTGCCCGCCCCCTTCACCAGCAGCCTGGCCCGCTCTGCCCGCCAGACCGCCCTACG CTACGGGACATTGCCCAGCCGCAGGGCACTGAAGAACTCGCGCCTGGTGAGCCAGAAGGATGACGTCCACCTCTGCATCATGTGTCTTCGGGCCATCATGAACTACCAG TATGGTTTCAACTTGGTCATGTCCCACCCACACGCTGTCAACGAGATCGCCCTGAGCCTCAATAACAAGAACCCGAG GATGAAGGCgctggtgctggagctgctggcggCTGTCTGCCTGGTAAGGGGTGGCCATGAGATCATCCTCGCAGCCTTCGACAACTTCAAGGAG GTGTGCAAGGAGAAGCACCGCTTTGAGCGGCTGATGGAATACTTCCGCAATGAGGACAGCAACATCGACTTCATG gtgGCCTGCATGCAGTTCATCAACATCGTGGTGCACTCGGTGGAGGACATGAACTTCCGCGTCCATCTCCAGTACGAGTTCACCAAACTGGGGCTGGAGGAGTTCCTGCAG TCGAGGCACACGGAGAGCGAGAAGCTGCAGGTGCAAATCCAGGCGTATTTAGATAATGTCTTCGATGTGGGGGGGCTGCTGGAAGATGCTGAGACCAAGAATGTGGCCCTGGAGAaggtggaggagctggaggagcaccTGTCCCAT ctaacagagaagctgctggacCTGGAGAACGAGAACATGATGCGAGTGGCggagctggagaagcagctgctgcagcgagagaaggagctggaggtggtCAAG GAGACCTACGAGCACACGAGCCACCAGGTGCACACGCTGCGTAGGATGATCAAAGAGAAGGACGAGGCTTTCCGGCGGCACTACGGTTCCGAGCCGCCGCCGCTTCCCAGCGCCGAGCCGCCGCCTCCCCAGCCCGAGCCCTTGGAGGAGACCCTGCGAGTCCCGGTCCTGCCCGCCGTGGAGgctgcgccgccgccgccgcccccgccgccccctctgccgccccccgcgcccccgcTCCCAG GGAAGtgtcccccggccccgccgctgcccggggCTTCACCCTCCATCGCCCTCACCGTCGGGCTCTCAG CCATCCGGATCAAGAAGCCCATCAAGACCAAATTCCGGTTGCCCGTGTTCAACTGGACAGCGCTGAAGCCCAGCCAGATCAGCGGGACGGTGTTCAGCGAGCTGGACGACGAGCGTGTGCTGGAG GACCTGGACCTGGAGCGCTTCGAGGAGCTGTTCAAGACCAAGGCGCAGGGCCCGGCGCTGGACCTGGTGTGTGCCAAGAGCAAGGCGGCGCAGAAAGTGGCCGCCAAGGTGACACTGCTGGAGGCCAACCGTGCCAAGAACTTGGCCATCACCCTGCGCAAGGCCGGGCGCAGCGCCGATGAGATCTGCCGCGCCATCCACAC GTTTGACCTGGCGACGCTGCCGGTGGATTTTGTGGAGTGCCTGATGCGGTTCCTGCCGACGGAGGCGGAGGCGAAGGCGCTGCGGCAGTACGAGCGCGAGAGGAAGCCGCTGGAGGAGCTGGCGGACGAGGACAGGTTCATGCTGCAGTTCAGCAAGGTGGAGCGGCTGCCGCAGCGCATGGCCATCATGGCCTTCCTCGGCAACTTCGCCGAGAACATCCAGATGCTGACGCCG CAACTCAATGCCATCATTGCAGCCTCGGCCTCTGTCAAGTCGTCCCAGAAGCTGAAGCACATGTTGGAG atCATCTTGGCGTTGGGCAACTACATGAACAGCAGCAAACGCGGTGCAGTCTATGGCTTCAAATTACAGAGCCTGGACCTG ctcctggacaCCAAGTCAACAGACAGGAAGATGACGCTGCTGCACTTCATTGCGCTGACAGTGCGGGAGAAGTACCCAGAGCTGGCCACcttctggcaggagctgcacttCGTGGAGAAGGCTGCAGCAG tgtccctggagAACGTGCTGCTGGATGTGAAGGAGCTGGGCcgggggatggagctgctgcgGCGGGAGTGTGGGCAGCACGAGAGCGCGGTGCTGCGCGGATTCCTGGGCGGCAGCGAGGGGCAGCTGGAGCGGCTGCAGCGCGACGCACGCACGGCCGAG GACGCCTACAACACCGTGGTGCGGTATTTCGGCGAGAGCCCCAAGACAACCCCTCCGTCCGTCTTCTTCCCGGTCTTTGTCCGGTTCATCCACTCTTACAA
- the FMNL3 gene encoding formin-like protein 3 isoform X3, whose translation MGNVESADGEALPRGPGSPVAPGGAGLFAPGKMPMPEPCELEERFALVLSSMNLPPDKARLLRQYDNEKKWDLICDQERFQVKSPPHAYIQKLRSFLEPGVTRKKFRRRVQESTKVLRELEISLRTNHIGWVREFLNDENKGLDVLVNYLSFAQCAVMLDFEGLEGGEDGALEKLRAWSRSIEDLQHPSALPAPFTSSLARSARQTALRYGTLPSRRALKNSRLVSQKDDVHLCIMCLRAIMNYQYGFNLVMSHPHAVNEIALSLNNKNPRMKALVLELLAAVCLVRGGHEIILAAFDNFKEVCKEKHRFERLMEYFRNEDSNIDFMVACMQFINIVVHSVEDMNFRVHLQYEFTKLGLEEFLQKSRHTESEKLQVQIQAYLDNVFDVGGLLEDAETKNVALEKVEELEEHLSHLTEKLLDLENENMMRVAELEKQLLQREKELEVVKETYEHTSHQVHTLRRMIKEKDEAFRRHYGSEPPPLPSAEPPPPQPEPLEETLRVPVLPAVEAAPPPPPPPPPLPPPAPPLPGKCPPAPPLPGASPSIALTVGLSAIRIKKPIKTKFRLPVFNWTALKPSQISGTVFSELDDERVLEDLDLERFEELFKTKAQGPALDLVCAKSKAAQKVAAKVTLLEANRAKNLAITLRKAGRSADEICRAIHTFDLATLPVDFVECLMRFLPTEAEAKALRQYERERKPLEELADEDRFMLQFSKVERLPQRMAIMAFLGNFAENIQMLTPQLNAIIAASASVKSSQKLKHMLEIILALGNYMNSSKRGAVYGFKLQSLDLLLDTKSTDRKMTLLHFIALTVREKYPELATFWQELHFVEKAAAVSLENVLLDVKELGRGMELLRRECGQHESAVLRGFLGGSEGQLERLQRDARTAEDAYNTVVRYFGESPKTTPPSVFFPVFVRFIHSYKDAEQENETRKKQEEVMREKLLAQEAKKQEKRNKWQQQELIAELRRRQAKDHRPMYEGKDGTIEDIITAQRWIRL comes from the exons ATGGGGAACGTGGAGAGCGCGGACGGGGAGGCGCTGCCCCGGGGCCCGGGATCACCGGTGGCCCCGGGGGGAGCCGGACTGTTCGCCCCGGGCAAGATGCCGATGCCGGAGCCCTGCGAGCTGGAGGAGCGTTTCGCCCTGGTGCTG agctccaTGAACCTGCCCCCGGACAAAGCCCGGCTCCTGCGCCAGTATGACAACGAGAAGAAGTGGGACCTCATCTGTGACCAG GAGCGATTCCAGGTGAAGAGCCCACCCCATGCCTATATCCAGAAGCTGCGCAGCTTCCTGGAGCCGGGTGTCACACGgaag AAGTTCAGGAGGAGGGTGCAGGAGTCCACCAAGGTGCTGCGTGAGCTGGAGATCAGCCTGAGGACCAACCACATTGG GTGGGTGCGAGAGTTCCTCAACGATGAGAACAAGGGGCTGGACGTGCTGGTGAACTACCTGTCCTTCGCCCAGTGTGCCGTCAT GTTGGATTTTGAGGGCCTGGAAGGCGGCGAGGACGGTGCACTGGAGAAGCTGCgtgcctggagcaggtccaTCGAGGATCTGCAGCACCCCAGCGCCCTGCCCGCCCCCTTCACCAGCAGCCTGGCCCGCTCTGCCCGCCAGACCGCCCTACG CTACGGGACATTGCCCAGCCGCAGGGCACTGAAGAACTCGCGCCTGGTGAGCCAGAAGGATGACGTCCACCTCTGCATCATGTGTCTTCGGGCCATCATGAACTACCAG TATGGTTTCAACTTGGTCATGTCCCACCCACACGCTGTCAACGAGATCGCCCTGAGCCTCAATAACAAGAACCCGAG GATGAAGGCgctggtgctggagctgctggcggCTGTCTGCCTGGTAAGGGGTGGCCATGAGATCATCCTCGCAGCCTTCGACAACTTCAAGGAG GTGTGCAAGGAGAAGCACCGCTTTGAGCGGCTGATGGAATACTTCCGCAATGAGGACAGCAACATCGACTTCATG gtgGCCTGCATGCAGTTCATCAACATCGTGGTGCACTCGGTGGAGGACATGAACTTCCGCGTCCATCTCCAGTACGAGTTCACCAAACTGGGGCTGGAGGAGTTCCTGCAG AAGTCGAGGCACACGGAGAGCGAGAAGCTGCAGGTGCAAATCCAGGCGTATTTAGATAATGTCTTCGATGTGGGGGGGCTGCTGGAAGATGCTGAGACCAAGAATGTGGCCCTGGAGAaggtggaggagctggaggagcaccTGTCCCAT ctaacagagaagctgctggacCTGGAGAACGAGAACATGATGCGAGTGGCggagctggagaagcagctgctgcagcgagagaaggagctggaggtggtCAAG GAGACCTACGAGCACACGAGCCACCAGGTGCACACGCTGCGTAGGATGATCAAAGAGAAGGACGAGGCTTTCCGGCGGCACTACGGTTCCGAGCCGCCGCCGCTTCCCAGCGCCGAGCCGCCGCCTCCCCAGCCCGAGCCCTTGGAGGAGACCCTGCGAGTCCCGGTCCTGCCCGCCGTGGAGgctgcgccgccgccgccgcccccgccgccccctctgccgccccccgcgcccccgcTCCCAG GGAAGtgtcccccggccccgccgctgcccggggCTTCACCCTCCATCGCCCTCACCGTCGGGCTCTCAG CCATCCGGATCAAGAAGCCCATCAAGACCAAATTCCGGTTGCCCGTGTTCAACTGGACAGCGCTGAAGCCCAGCCAGATCAGCGGGACGGTGTTCAGCGAGCTGGACGACGAGCGTGTGCTGGAG GACCTGGACCTGGAGCGCTTCGAGGAGCTGTTCAAGACCAAGGCGCAGGGCCCGGCGCTGGACCTGGTGTGTGCCAAGAGCAAGGCGGCGCAGAAAGTGGCCGCCAAGGTGACACTGCTGGAGGCCAACCGTGCCAAGAACTTGGCCATCACCCTGCGCAAGGCCGGGCGCAGCGCCGATGAGATCTGCCGCGCCATCCACAC GTTTGACCTGGCGACGCTGCCGGTGGATTTTGTGGAGTGCCTGATGCGGTTCCTGCCGACGGAGGCGGAGGCGAAGGCGCTGCGGCAGTACGAGCGCGAGAGGAAGCCGCTGGAGGAGCTGGCGGACGAGGACAGGTTCATGCTGCAGTTCAGCAAGGTGGAGCGGCTGCCGCAGCGCATGGCCATCATGGCCTTCCTCGGCAACTTCGCCGAGAACATCCAGATGCTGACGCCG CAACTCAATGCCATCATTGCAGCCTCGGCCTCTGTCAAGTCGTCCCAGAAGCTGAAGCACATGTTGGAG atCATCTTGGCGTTGGGCAACTACATGAACAGCAGCAAACGCGGTGCAGTCTATGGCTTCAAATTACAGAGCCTGGACCTG ctcctggacaCCAAGTCAACAGACAGGAAGATGACGCTGCTGCACTTCATTGCGCTGACAGTGCGGGAGAAGTACCCAGAGCTGGCCACcttctggcaggagctgcacttCGTGGAGAAGGCTGCAGCAG tgtccctggagAACGTGCTGCTGGATGTGAAGGAGCTGGGCcgggggatggagctgctgcgGCGGGAGTGTGGGCAGCACGAGAGCGCGGTGCTGCGCGGATTCCTGGGCGGCAGCGAGGGGCAGCTGGAGCGGCTGCAGCGCGACGCACGCACGGCCGAG GACGCCTACAACACCGTGGTGCGGTATTTCGGCGAGAGCCCCAAGACAACCCCTCCGTCCGTCTTCTTCCCGGTCTTTGTCCGGTTCATCCACTCTTACAA
- the FMNL3 gene encoding formin-like protein 3 isoform X1 yields the protein MGNVESADGEALPRGPGSPVAPGGAGLFAPGKMPMPEPCELEERFALVLSSMNLPPDKARLLRQYDNEKKWDLICDQERFQVKSPPHAYIQKLRSFLEPGVTRKKFRRRVQESTKVLRELEISLRTNHIGWVREFLNDENKGLDVLVNYLSFAQCAVMLDFEGLEGGEDGALEKLRAWSRSIEDLQHPSALPAPFTSSLARSARQTALRYGTLPSRRALKNSRLVSQKDDVHLCIMCLRAIMNYQYGFNLVMSHPHAVNEIALSLNNKNPRMKALVLELLAAVCLVRGGHEIILAAFDNFKEVCKEKHRFERLMEYFRNEDSNIDFMVACMQFINIVVHSVEDMNFRVHLQYEFTKLGLEEFLQKSRHTESEKLQVQIQAYLDNVFDVGGLLEDAETKNVALEKVEELEEHLSHLTEKLLDLENENMMRVAELEKQLLQREKELEVVKETYEHTSHQVHTLRRMIKEKDEAFRRHYGSEPPPLPSAEPPPPQPEPLEETLRVPVLPAVEAAPPPPPPPPPLPPPAPPLPGKCPPAPPLPGASPSIALTVGLSAIRIKKPIKTKFRLPVFNWTALKPSQISGTVFSELDDERVLEDLDLERFEELFKTKAQGPALDLVCAKSKAAQKVAAKVTLLEANRAKNLAITLRKAGRSADEICRAIHTFDLATLPVDFVECLMRFLPTEAEAKALRQYERERKPLEELADEDRFMLQFSKVERLPQRMAIMAFLGNFAENIQMLTPQLNAIIAASASVKSSQKLKHMLEIILALGNYMNSSKRGAVYGFKLQSLDLLLDTKSTDRKMTLLHFIALTVREKYPELATFWQELHFVEKAAAVSLENVLLDVKELGRGMELLRRECGQHESAVLRGFLGGSEGQLERLQRDARTAEDAYNTVVRYFGESPKTTPPSVFFPVFVRFIHSYKDAEQENETRKKQEEVMREKLLAQEAKKQEKRNKWQQQELIAELRRRQAKDHRPMYEGKDGTIEDIITALKSVPFTARTAKRGSRFFCDPSHHDESSC from the exons ATGGGGAACGTGGAGAGCGCGGACGGGGAGGCGCTGCCCCGGGGCCCGGGATCACCGGTGGCCCCGGGGGGAGCCGGACTGTTCGCCCCGGGCAAGATGCCGATGCCGGAGCCCTGCGAGCTGGAGGAGCGTTTCGCCCTGGTGCTG agctccaTGAACCTGCCCCCGGACAAAGCCCGGCTCCTGCGCCAGTATGACAACGAGAAGAAGTGGGACCTCATCTGTGACCAG GAGCGATTCCAGGTGAAGAGCCCACCCCATGCCTATATCCAGAAGCTGCGCAGCTTCCTGGAGCCGGGTGTCACACGgaag AAGTTCAGGAGGAGGGTGCAGGAGTCCACCAAGGTGCTGCGTGAGCTGGAGATCAGCCTGAGGACCAACCACATTGG GTGGGTGCGAGAGTTCCTCAACGATGAGAACAAGGGGCTGGACGTGCTGGTGAACTACCTGTCCTTCGCCCAGTGTGCCGTCAT GTTGGATTTTGAGGGCCTGGAAGGCGGCGAGGACGGTGCACTGGAGAAGCTGCgtgcctggagcaggtccaTCGAGGATCTGCAGCACCCCAGCGCCCTGCCCGCCCCCTTCACCAGCAGCCTGGCCCGCTCTGCCCGCCAGACCGCCCTACG CTACGGGACATTGCCCAGCCGCAGGGCACTGAAGAACTCGCGCCTGGTGAGCCAGAAGGATGACGTCCACCTCTGCATCATGTGTCTTCGGGCCATCATGAACTACCAG TATGGTTTCAACTTGGTCATGTCCCACCCACACGCTGTCAACGAGATCGCCCTGAGCCTCAATAACAAGAACCCGAG GATGAAGGCgctggtgctggagctgctggcggCTGTCTGCCTGGTAAGGGGTGGCCATGAGATCATCCTCGCAGCCTTCGACAACTTCAAGGAG GTGTGCAAGGAGAAGCACCGCTTTGAGCGGCTGATGGAATACTTCCGCAATGAGGACAGCAACATCGACTTCATG gtgGCCTGCATGCAGTTCATCAACATCGTGGTGCACTCGGTGGAGGACATGAACTTCCGCGTCCATCTCCAGTACGAGTTCACCAAACTGGGGCTGGAGGAGTTCCTGCAG AAGTCGAGGCACACGGAGAGCGAGAAGCTGCAGGTGCAAATCCAGGCGTATTTAGATAATGTCTTCGATGTGGGGGGGCTGCTGGAAGATGCTGAGACCAAGAATGTGGCCCTGGAGAaggtggaggagctggaggagcaccTGTCCCAT ctaacagagaagctgctggacCTGGAGAACGAGAACATGATGCGAGTGGCggagctggagaagcagctgctgcagcgagagaaggagctggaggtggtCAAG GAGACCTACGAGCACACGAGCCACCAGGTGCACACGCTGCGTAGGATGATCAAAGAGAAGGACGAGGCTTTCCGGCGGCACTACGGTTCCGAGCCGCCGCCGCTTCCCAGCGCCGAGCCGCCGCCTCCCCAGCCCGAGCCCTTGGAGGAGACCCTGCGAGTCCCGGTCCTGCCCGCCGTGGAGgctgcgccgccgccgccgcccccgccgccccctctgccgccccccgcgcccccgcTCCCAG GGAAGtgtcccccggccccgccgctgcccggggCTTCACCCTCCATCGCCCTCACCGTCGGGCTCTCAG CCATCCGGATCAAGAAGCCCATCAAGACCAAATTCCGGTTGCCCGTGTTCAACTGGACAGCGCTGAAGCCCAGCCAGATCAGCGGGACGGTGTTCAGCGAGCTGGACGACGAGCGTGTGCTGGAG GACCTGGACCTGGAGCGCTTCGAGGAGCTGTTCAAGACCAAGGCGCAGGGCCCGGCGCTGGACCTGGTGTGTGCCAAGAGCAAGGCGGCGCAGAAAGTGGCCGCCAAGGTGACACTGCTGGAGGCCAACCGTGCCAAGAACTTGGCCATCACCCTGCGCAAGGCCGGGCGCAGCGCCGATGAGATCTGCCGCGCCATCCACAC GTTTGACCTGGCGACGCTGCCGGTGGATTTTGTGGAGTGCCTGATGCGGTTCCTGCCGACGGAGGCGGAGGCGAAGGCGCTGCGGCAGTACGAGCGCGAGAGGAAGCCGCTGGAGGAGCTGGCGGACGAGGACAGGTTCATGCTGCAGTTCAGCAAGGTGGAGCGGCTGCCGCAGCGCATGGCCATCATGGCCTTCCTCGGCAACTTCGCCGAGAACATCCAGATGCTGACGCCG CAACTCAATGCCATCATTGCAGCCTCGGCCTCTGTCAAGTCGTCCCAGAAGCTGAAGCACATGTTGGAG atCATCTTGGCGTTGGGCAACTACATGAACAGCAGCAAACGCGGTGCAGTCTATGGCTTCAAATTACAGAGCCTGGACCTG ctcctggacaCCAAGTCAACAGACAGGAAGATGACGCTGCTGCACTTCATTGCGCTGACAGTGCGGGAGAAGTACCCAGAGCTGGCCACcttctggcaggagctgcacttCGTGGAGAAGGCTGCAGCAG tgtccctggagAACGTGCTGCTGGATGTGAAGGAGCTGGGCcgggggatggagctgctgcgGCGGGAGTGTGGGCAGCACGAGAGCGCGGTGCTGCGCGGATTCCTGGGCGGCAGCGAGGGGCAGCTGGAGCGGCTGCAGCGCGACGCACGCACGGCCGAG GACGCCTACAACACCGTGGTGCGGTATTTCGGCGAGAGCCCCAAGACAACCCCTCCGTCCGTCTTCTTCCCGGTCTTTGTCCGGTTCATCCACTCTTACAA